The Lolium rigidum isolate FL_2022 chromosome 1, APGP_CSIRO_Lrig_0.1, whole genome shotgun sequence region GCTGATCATCTATCCCCTGCTAATGGCCTGATCATGGATGTACAAGCGTTTCTTTTCTTTGTCCAGTGCCATTTGTCTGCTAGACACGAGTCATCTCAAATGCCAGACATGGTGATTAGGGAGCCGTTGCATCCATCCAGAAATCTGCTGCACGTCTCCATCGGTTTTAATGTGTTACAGTACGTACGCCATCGCCGTGCCAACCCTCTCAGGCGCCGCTGGTGCTCTCTACGTACAGCACCGTCCTGCCCTGTCTCCTCTCTTCTGGCGCCAACTCACACGCACTAGGCCGTGCTGGCAAGCTCCTACTTCGATTCGACGAACCATCCATACATCCGGCACGCAAAGCTTATCTCCAAACCCCTATATAAACCCCTCACGCTCTGCTCATTCGAATCACACACAGCACGAGCTTCGATCGAGCTCTCTACACTCTTCTCATCTTCTTGGGTACACGACACAAGCTAGTTGGGTAGAGTAAGATTCGGATCGAGCAGCATCATGGCTCGCATGGCAGTGTCGGTGCTAGCTATCCTGCTGGCCTCTTGTGCCATTGCGGCGGCGAGCTTCGACAAGGAGTTCGACATCACCTGGGGTGACGGCCGCGGCAAGATCCTGAATAATGGGCAGCTCCTGACGCTGGGGCTGGACAAGATCTCCGGCTCCGGGTTTCAGTCCAAGCACGAGTACCTCTTCGGCAAGATCGACATGCAGCTCAAGCTTGTTGCCGGCAACTCCGCCGGCACCGTCACAGCCTACTACGTAAGCTTGCTGACATTGATTTCGCTGCCTGGTGTGATGTGCGTGGCTAATCTGGTGTGGTGTATGTGCAGCTGTCGTCGATGGGGGCGACGCACGACGAGATCGACTTCGAGTTCCTGGGGAACGAGACCGGCAAGCCGTACACGCTGCACACCAACGTGTTCTCGCAGGGGCAGGGCCAAAGGGAGCAGCAGTTCCGCCTCTGGTTCGATCCCACCAAGGACTTCCACACCTACTCCATCCTCTGGAACCCAAAGCACATCATGTAAGCTTATTTGCCCATCGCCGGCCGCCGGAGCTTAACTTTTTTTTTCCAAGAACCCAAAGTTCAGAGCTTGATtgatttgttgttgttgtaaatgcAGCTTAATGGTGGACGACATGCCgatcagggacttccggaacctgGAGGGGAAGGGGATCTCCTTCCCCAAGAACCAGCCCATGCGGCTCTACTCCAGCCTCTGGAACGCCGACGACTGGGCCACGCAGGGCGGCCGCGTCAAGACGGACTGGTCCCACGCGCCCTTCTCCGCCTCCTACCGCGGCTTCAAGGCCGACGCCTGCATCGTCGTCGCCGGTGGACGCACGCGCTGCGGCGCCTCCATTGGCACGGAAGCCGCCCCAGGTAccgccggtgccggcgccggcgagTGGTACAACCAGGAGCTGGACCTGACGCGGCAGCAGCGTATGCGGTGGGTGCAGAGCAACTACATGATCTATAACTACTGCACCGACCCCAAGCGCGTCGCCCAGGGCCTCCCCGCCGAGTGCTCCATGTAGTGCTGCGCATTCATGACAGCAGCAGCGGACCGAGTCGATCGCCGGAGCAAGATGGCTGGCCCTGGCCGGAGAAAGGGAAGAAAGGTGGCGTCTGTATAGATCTCTAAAATAAATAAGGATAGGTGATGGGAAAATGTGTACTGTAGGACGGTGGTTGGTAGATTCTTCAGTTTGTTGTTCGGCACGGTCAGTTCCTGTGTAATATATGCTTCCTATCTTGTTCTTCTTGAAGTGTCATGTTGCTTTTGGAAACAGCGTAATCTTTGTCGTTCCTTTCAATGTTACCGATTTGAAACCTTGTCAATCACTCGGGTCAATGCAAATGGGTGCCAAAACTGATAGGCAGTATTCAGATCAAGGATTTGGGTATCTGCAAAAATACATCTTATAGCTGAAGATAACTGGTTAAATATCGGACGATATTTTTAAATTAGATAATATCTAGCATTTTGAATACGGGTGTGTCTAAGGCTCGCAGCATGACGTCACCGTCTTCCTCGTATCCGATGtgtgccccgccgccaccgccggccgaaCAGTCGACCTACCCACTCGCGGCCAACGCACTTCCGCGAGGCCTCGCCACCCTGCCCCGTcaaagctcctcctccgccggtccATCACCACCCGGCCATCCCTCTAAGCCCCGATCCCTTCTCCGATGTCGGCACCCTGCACCTGCACCCTGAATCCTAAGATCCCCGCCGTCTGTGGCACGGCCAGCCTACGCCGTCACCGGCTCGGCTCGGTGGACGCTCCCCCCCCTCGTTGTGCAAGGTAGAAGACGAGCACGGATCTTGGCGCGATTCAATGGCTGCATGAACCGTTTGAATATAATTTGCATGGGAGAAGAAATAGAAATCTTATACAAATGATTAGGGCATTGGTTATAGATGAGGGAAATGCATATAGTTTAGGTTAAATTAAAAAATGTAGTCTATTTTTGTACACGATAAAGTCATTTACAAGATGAAACGGGAGTTCGGTTACGGACCGGTAATCGCGGAATCTCTCAGTCACAAAATTCCTGATTCAGATCACCGGCTTGACATAGTTGCAAGTAGGCGTGTAGCAGTCGCCAGGTGTTTAGCATCGACGTCGCAACTCCCCCGTAGTTCCATAGCCAAATACCCCATTAACTGGTACGTGTGGTGTGGCTCTTTCTTTAATTCTTTTCACCATAACGATCGGCATCCTTGTTGGATAGAAAGATCTACGTACACGCTGCTCGGTTCGTGTCAGGTGACAAGAAACTCCGTCGGTAGTACAAGGCATGGCCACCACTGGCCGGGTGGCAAGACGACGGGAAGATCACTGCCACAGTGCCACGATAAGCGACAAAGGACATGGGTCTCGTAATGATCCGTCAGGTCCCAGCTGCACCTGCACGCCTTCGTCGTCTTCACTGCTGCAATGGCCAAAGGTTAATGGCGTGCACGCACGCACGATACCGCCCAAGCTGCAGACCGCCGATACGTTGATGGGCAAGCTAGCTAGCTCATGCTCGCCTGTGATGTTGCCTCGGAGGAGCTAGCTACAAGGCCTTATCTTCTCGATCTTCGAGTACAGATGCAGGCACAAATTGACATAGAGTCTAGAGACCTAGAGTGATATCATGGAATTTCTGGAATTCATTTCCCTTCTTTTGTCGCACGATTCTATTTGGAGTGTCGTCCATGTATGTTAGGTACAGTTACGGATCTTTtgtgaaaaggaaaaaaattactCTTCCTTGGCGTTTTCATGGCGGTTGGCGCCGATCGGTCCATGAATCATGATTAGTAGTTTAGTACCTTGCTGTACACGGCGGCAATGATAGACACCGGAACAGGAGAGACCTGCAGGATTGTCAGATTTATGAATTCTGACGGAGACAAATAATAGGGTGCCCTTGGCGTTTATTTCGGTGGGGTAGGCAGTGGTATGCGGCTTCATTTCCCTGCAGGGATCTGAAAAACATTAAAAAGATTGAGAAATTTTACCCAGTGATGTTACTTAATCAGTGAGCGTTGGAGCAAATGTCTGGTTTCTTGTAAGATTTGTACAACTAGTCCACATTTGCGATCATTGATGAGTAATTAGGTATGGATAATTAATTGCCCGCGACTAATTTGCGATCAATCTAAAACTAACTTAATTCTAGGCGGGCAGCGGCGGAAGCAGCTGTCTAGCTGCAGCTTGTTTGTTGAGTATTTTGCCCATCCAAACTCAATCTCCTTAGTAGTATTTTTATGGAGTTTATCAACTTAGCCAGGCCCTGCCGGGCCATGGCTCCACCATTGCGGTCACGTGTGATGTCACTTATTTATGTGTAATTCATGCTGAGAAAAATAAAATGTAATTGTATATTCATATGGAATTTTAATGTGCATGAATCAAGATGCGAATCAAAAAACATCTATCTAAATTCTCACACGTCCCCATTTTTTCTGTCTTTTTTCTTGCACGTGGTTTGCTTTGCTTACCTAGGAAACAAGTCCAAAATAGGATATAGATGCAAATCAAGAGGCAAACCTAATTCTCAGTCGAATCTAGAACTATCAAAAGGGTTAATTGATGTTGTTGCAATCTCATGATCCAAAAGGGCCACTGTCTTCCTTTTGTCTTCctttttagggtttgtgtttttctGGTGGTTTGCGGTTTTCACGTTGTGCAGTTTCTTCCGGCCGGCCTTcgtggcgaggggaggaggcggttCGATGTGTCGACGCCAAAATTGGCCAGATGGTCAAGCGTTCTGCTGGTGGGAGAAAGGCCCGTCTTCCTCCTTGTCAGTATAATTTGTTGTtgatgttcttcttcttcctcggcgcTAATGCCGGAGGGAGTTCCGGGTTTGCCCGGGCGGATGGCCCGGCCGCGGTGCTGGATCGGTCGGTTGACTCGAGTTCCCTTCCTTCCGGAAGGGACACTTTTCGCGGTACTCAAAGCCAAAGATGGCGATGGATGCTGCAGGCGTGTTGGATTGGTGTTCATGCCTTCTCGGCGCTGGTGTCAAGGAAGGAGGAAGCTGCGTGGTGGCAATTGTACCATGGTCGAAGATGATGATCTGCTTGCGCTTGGTTGTAGTTCTTTCTGCTGCAGGGGTCTTCTCTCAAGGTTATGTGATGATGACACATGCTCCGGAGATCTCTCAAGGTTATGTGATGATGACACATGCTCCGGAGATCTTC contains the following coding sequences:
- the LOC124698255 gene encoding probable xyloglucan endotransglucosylase/hydrolase protein 23, producing MARMAVSVLAILLASCAIAAASFDKEFDITWGDGRGKILNNGQLLTLGLDKISGSGFQSKHEYLFGKIDMQLKLVAGNSAGTVTAYYLSSMGATHDEIDFEFLGNETGKPYTLHTNVFSQGQGQREQQFRLWFDPTKDFHTYSILWNPKHIILMVDDMPIRDFRNLEGKGISFPKNQPMRLYSSLWNADDWATQGGRVKTDWSHAPFSASYRGFKADACIVVAGGRTRCGASIGTEAAPGTAGAGAGEWYNQELDLTRQQRMRWVQSNYMIYNYCTDPKRVAQGLPAECSM